The genomic region AATTCTCAATGGCAGCGGAAGACCAGGGCGCGCATTAAGCCCAGCGTCGAGTCGTCCTTAGGTGCCAACAAGAGCCCACCCAAAGCAAGGGCGATGACGGCCAAGAGAACCGGCAGAAAGATGCCTAGAATGAGCGCCGTCATGCGCTCGGCGCGGCGCAGATCGGGGTCGCCTGCCGCCTCGCCAGCCATTTCCTCACGGTGGACCGTCTGCTCAGCCATGGCGCGATTCTAGGCCGACGCCGGTGGCCTCACAAGGCCCGCAGACGCGCTGAACGGCTGGTGACCGGCATCACCCGCGCTGCTCTTGCTCAGGCCCCTACCATGGTGTAAACACCGCCCCCTCGCCATTGGAGTGCGGGCGTAGCTCAGGGGTAGAGCACAACCTTGCCAAGGTTGGGGTCGTGAGTTCGAATCTCATCGCCCGCTCCATTTTTCGGGATCGGCAGGTCGGACAGATATGGCGAGCCAGTGCGCGACAGCACAAGTGCTCGCAGAAACTGCCTCTCATGCATCCAAGACAGTCAGCACGAGCCCTCTCCATCGCGTGGCGCCAGGCCAAATGCGTAATGGTCTCTTGCTTGATGACTGTCAGCCTGACATCGCTGCCGACCAGTTTATCTATCGCAACCGACGGCGTTGGCACCATCGACAGTCTCATGGTGCATACAATTGAAGAGTTTTCGCTGGTCGGCGCTGTGGTTGCAATTGGAACTGCCGGGGAAGTGCCCGAAATCCACACTTATGGCTTGGCCAATCCGGCAACCGGCAGAGTTATGACGGCCGCCGATCGTTTCAAAATCGCGAGCCTCTCAAAGCCTGTGACGGCAGAGGCTATTCTCGTTTTGGTACGACAAGGCCGGTTGGGTCTCGATGATCGTCTTGTCGAGGTTCTGCCGGGCACCGCGCGATCAGTTGACGACCGCGTCGCGACAATTGAGCTGCGACATCTGCTGCAGCACAGCGCAGGCTGGGACCGCAGCTTGTCCATCGATCCCTTCTTCGCGACAGTGGATGAAATCGATGAGCTACTAAACGGCAGAAACGTGGTGATTGACGACTGTGTTGTGGTTGCCGACGCGATGCTCGAGCGACCACTACAGTTCGACCCAGGCAGCCGGTTTGCATACTCCAATTTGGGCTACTGTTGGCTTGGTCGAGTCCTGGAAGATACAGTCGGCACATCATACGAGG from Pseudomonadota bacterium harbors:
- a CDS encoding serine hydrolase domain-containing protein, which translates into the protein MTVSLTSLPTSLSIATDGVGTIDSLMVHTIEEFSLVGAVVAIGTAGEVPEIHTYGLANPATGRVMTAADRFKIASLSKPVTAEAILVLVRQGRLGLDDRLVEVLPGTARSVDDRVATIELRHLLQHSAGWDRSLSIDPFFATVDEIDELLNGRNVVIDDCVVVADAMLERPLQFDPGSRFAYSNLGYCWLGRVLEDTVGTSYEDAVHALVPETVGMSLDETDVTVRYQIVPSEEQYLTNRPDIVAPAGGWIADAAQYFRFASRPIDPTILEQPPFATENQHFGLGWRVWDLDERTVLTHYGAMPGVFSVVIRHEQGPLFVALFNGRPPNDEETFRFLLDAILTLPAWQ